TTTGTCCCATGATTTCATTATTGGGCTCATGTATGGCGATATAGTCCACAAATGCAAGAGGCTCTATCCCCATGGCCAGGAGGTCGTTCACATTCATGGCGATGCAGTCAATCCCGATTGTGTTCCATCTTTTCATTTCATTTGCGATCAGCACCTTTGAACCCACACCGTCTGTAGTCAGTGCAAGAGCATATTCCCCAAAATCAATAAGACCCGCATAATGGCCAACATCTGTTATCGGGGCGCCACGACCTTTGCGTTTATAAGTAAGATGTTTTGCAAGGGCAGCTATTGCCCGGTTTTCCGTATCGATATCAACGCCTGCTTTTGCATAAGTTAACGCCATACGGGCTTTAATAAGAGTGATTGCATAAAGATTTTATGATTGCGAGCAGGCGTTGGATAGGTGTGTGTGGGAGTGACATAAAAAATATGCCTGCTCATACTTATGATGAGCACAATACTATATAAATATTTTGGTTGTTGTTAATTATTAATCCATAACTTAGCCTCAGTCCTACGACATTATGGTTCATCTACGAACCTGTTCAGCTCAATTTATCGCAAAAATCTACTGGAACCCCAGTGTATCTTCTATCCTGCTTATCTCAGGGCTGGTGGTTTCTTCGCCGACCACATAGCCTTTACAATTGGCAAGAATACCTGAACCAACCAGGGGAGAACCAAAATTAACCGTTCCTATATTGACTGGTAGTTTGAACAGTTCTTCAATTACCGATATTTCGGCAGGACTTGATTTAGGATGAACAAGTACACCTTTGTTTGTGGCTATACCTGCCATTCCAACGGTCTTTAAACCGCCAAGAGTGCCTCTCCGGACTTCAACCTCGAGAGTTCTCTGGATTATTTTGATGGACTTTTCAGAAAGGTCAGGATGAACAAGGGCAGCCGTATCATTGGCTAAAATAAGGTTTCCTGCTGCGTTGTGTTCTTCGGTTAACCTTGCTGCTTTGATATGTTTCCTTATAGCCCTGATCTCTTTTTCCAGGACAAAACCTGCTACCATCATCCCGCTATTGTTTCCCCGCATCAATGAACCTATGATGGAACTTCCGCTTACAGCAGTACGGCATGCTGTAACACCAAGTGATTCTTCCAGTTCCCCTATGATTTCATCAGATGCATCATAAGGTACAAAAACAAATTCATCCGTACACGTTGCAAAAACGCCCAGTACGGGGCTGCCTGAAATATTCAATTTACGTTTCAACTAGGCCCCAAAAAAAATTTATTCCGGGGCGAGTTCAGCCTGAACGCCACCGGCTTCGAACTTGACCGCCCTTACTCTTAATTTCAATGGCGGTTTCATTGAGCCTCTCTCCCAGAGTTTCTCGTTGATGGTCTTGTCGATCTTGACCTCGTCAAGTTCTGTCTTCAGGTGTTTCCCAAGATATGCTCTTACTTTCCTGACTGCGCATTCTGCTCTTTTCCAGCGCGGAACTTTCCTTGCATCCGAAAGGGGAATAGTATAAATTCTTTCAATATCTGCCATAATAATCACTTTAAACCTTAAGTGTGCTTCTTCTCCAGTTGCGTCTCTTCGGGTGGGTCATTACATTTCTCTTGGTCTTTACAATAACCCATGCCGGGAGGCGCTGGTTCTGATTCTGGTGTTTTGCCAGTCTTTTCTTCTTTGCTTTTGTCCTTTGAGTCATAAGAATTCACCGGATAATCTGGAATTGGAATACCCTGTACGTCTTGATACATTGATAAAGCTTTTGGATACTTATTTATACCCTCCTGCCATCTAAAATCCTCTTGCGGGTAATATAAATGGCAAAAACATCAAAGATATCAGGTTTTTATAAGCAGAGCCCGGAAGAAAGGCTCAAAATAGTGTCCGAATTTTCAGGTCTCTCTGAAGAAGAAGCATCATGCATAGGCGCAACTGGCGCGCTTTCACTTGATGCCGCTGACCGGATGGTGGAAAACCTCATTGGGGTTATGGAAGTACCGATGGGTATTGCTGTGAATTTCCGGATTAATGGCAGGGATTATCTTATTCCTATGGCTATTGAAGAACCTTCAGTCATAGCCGCAGCGAGCAATGCGGCGAAGATGGCGCGGGAAGGCGGGGGATTCACAACGAGCAGCACAGGTCCTGTTATGATGGGGCAGATACAGGCTGTCGGGATAAAAGACCCGAACGGCGCAAGACTGAATATCCTTGAGAAAAAAGATGAAATAATCAGGCGCGCAAATGATGTTGACCCGATACTTGTTAAATTCGGCGGAGGCGCAAAGGATGTGGAAGTCAGGGTGATTGACACGCCTTCCGGGAAAATGCTCATAACGCACCTTGTGGTGGATTGCAGGGATGCCATGGGTGCAAATGCCGTGAATACGATGGCCGAAACTGTGGCGCCTTATATTGAGGAACTCACGGGAGGGCGCGTGTACCTGAGGATTATTTCAAATTTTGCAGATAAACGTTTGATGAGGGCAAAAGCGGTTTTCCCGAAAGAGGCAATAGGTGGAGAAGAAGTTGTAGACGGTATCCTTGCAGCATATCATTTTGCTGCAGGCGACCCGTACAGGGCAGCGACCCATAACAAAGGTATCATGAACGGGGTCTCAGCAGCGGTGCTTGCTACAGGCAATGATACAAGGGCAATAGAAGCCGGAGCGCATGTTTACGCATCGCGAAGCGGAGTTTACCGTCCTCTCTCGTGCTATGAGAAAAATGCAAATGGCGATCTTGTCGCAACAATAGAAATGCCAATGGCCGTAGGTCTTGTGGGCGGAGCAACAAAGACAAACCCGATAGCGCGCGCAGCTGTAAAGATCCTTGGAGTAAAGTCAGCTACAGAAATGGGAGAGGTATTTGCGGCTCTCGGTCTTGCCCAGAATTTCGCAGCAATGCGTGCGCTTGCTACAGAAGGTATCCAGAGGGGTCATATGGGGCTTCACTCAAGGAATGTGGCGATCCAGGCAGGTGCAACCGGTGACCTGGTGGATCAAATAGCCGATATTATGGTCAGGGAAAAGAAGGTAAGGGCTGATAGGGCAAAGGAACTGCTGGATGAGATGATGGAAAAAAGGAAATAATAGGCTTTTATCCACGCAATCTCTTCTGTACCTTCTCATTTGTTAATTCGGCAAGCGCATTAGATGCAACCCATTTAGCTGTCTTTGAATCTATTTTCAGTATCTCCTTTGCAGTTTCAATTGCACTCCAAATATCAGTTCCACCCATACTCATTGTACAGGTTCTTCGAGAACGGCAGATCGATGCTGTTTATCCCGCTGATATCCTTAAGATCATTCATCATAACCTTTCTTGCGGATATCGTGTAGAGCACATCATCCATGAATAATGACCTGCGAACTGCGCCTGGTGAATTCCAGTAATAATATTGCTCCTCGAAATCATCGAAGTGCGATATCTTGCCCTTGAGCTTGAAGCCGTTTGGGGTCAAATCGAATACATAAGCGCCCTGCCATACTTTTTCCCTGGAATAGCCATACCTGCTGTCAAATTGCCCTTTCTCCGTGACCTCCCTGATTGGAATCACAAGCAGATTCTTCTTCTTATCAAAGAGGAATGCCTTATGGTCACGAAGTGCCTCGGAATCCGTTCCGGCTTTTCCGATTTCATAAGTATCTATCTGTTTTGGATTATTGACATCAGATACATCAAAGAGCGACACTTTCACACCTTTTATCGACACGCCGCCCCACTCATTCTCGGCGGTTTCTTTACCAACCCCGATTATATGGTTTTCATCATACGGGTGCAGGTAATCTGAGAATCCTGGAATCTTGAGCTGGCCAAGCACTTGCGGTTTACCGGGGTCTTTGAGGTCTATCACGAACAACGGGTCCATTCTCTTGAATGTCACCATGTATAGCCTGTCCCCGATGAATCGTGTGGAGTATATTCTTTCATCCTGAGCTATTTTTTCAAGTTTCCCCGCAATTTTAAGATCGCTATCAAGGACATATACGTTATTGTACTGGGTGTTGCTGTTCTGTGTCCAGAACTGCGAAGTGGTGGCAACCCTGAAATAATCCCCGGATTCATCCATGGAGAACTGGTTCAGAAGGCTTCCCGGCACTTCGCCTTTAGTCTTATATTCGATAGCGCCATTTTCAATACCTATTTTCTGGATGACCGTCTTTTCCCTTTCCTGTGCGAGTTTTATTTCATATTCTTCAACTGCTTTCCGGACATCTTCCTGGTATTGTTGTTTTTCTTTTTCCGTCATCCTGTTGAAAGTATCTTCAAGAATGGATGATATTTTATCCCATTTCTCATGCTGGCCAAGGTTACTGTTCTTTATCTCATTTATCTTATTGCGGGCATCCTGTGGAAGTAGCGGCAAAACCACCTCATAGAACCGTTCCTCACGCTGCGATTCGTAATACAATACGGGCATATTTTTCCTGTAAGTGATGTATATATTATTCCGGGAAACATACAAATTGTCAGAATAACCCATCATGAATGTCTTCGCATTGATGCTGTCTGTTTTTTTAATATTGATAGAAGCGATCGTATGGAAAACGTAATTCTGTTCCGGATTATCAAAGTAATACACATCAGGGGCCATGATCCTGGCTGACCCTTTTCTTATGACAGGCATATCCACGAAATCATTGTAATAATAAACCTGATCCTTTGCGATGAAATATACATTATCCCCTATCATCCTTGACTGGAAATAACTGCCACTGACACTGTAATTCGCCACTTCACCGGGATTTTTCCTGTTTGAGATATCATATACCAGGGCTACTGTTTTCATAGTGTCTCTTGGCCTTGGCATATAATCATATTCCGGAATACCGTAGACAGTATCAGTATCTTCTATGAAAATTAAGAGCCTGTCGCCATTCACGAATATATCCTTTGGCCTTCCCTCGATCAATGTGGAGGAAAGGATTTTTGATTCAGATGCAGGAAATGCATCCAGGATAACAAGCCTGTTCTGGGCAATAACATAGATATATTTTCCATCGTTCTTCACAAAATCAGCCTCATCCACGCCCTCAACCTGGATATTTGTTTTTGAATAAGCCGTTGCTGTGTCCCCGGAAGGGGCTTGAATGCTCTTTGTTTCTCCGTTAGGAACAGCTGCCGCTGGCACGGCCGTTGCCCTTCCCATTCCTGATTCTGCAATTGCAAGATCCCTTCCCATCCAGAAACCACCGGATGCACCTGTACTTTGCGAACTTGCTTTCAGATATTCCCGCAATTCGTATGCTGATGAGAATTTCTTCAATTCCTGAGTTGACCCGGGAATCGTGGAGATTGTAATGTTCCCGGTATTATTTTCCTCATCTATTGTTTTCATGTCCTGCCAGACGCACCCGCTAAAAATCGCAATGCTTGTCATTAATAATATCAGAATTACTACTTTTTTGTTCATTTGCTATCACCTGCTTGATAATATCATACCGCCTGATGATAAATATATCTTTGACTTCGAATTGAATTGGAGTTATAGATTTACTGATATTTTCCAGTGGAAATCATGGGGTATATGATAATAATCATTATAATATGAGTTTCTTGCTATCTCTTAGGAGATGAATTGTCAGGTATATGCAGCAATTCATAGCACAGGTATTTTTTTGTATATCTTAAGAAATACAAGGAATATGCGTTTTGACCTGCATATCCATTCAAATCATTCCTCAGACAGCGGATTGACTATCGATGATATCCTGAGAAGGGCTGTGGAAAAGGATCTGGACGGGATCGCAATATGCGACCACAATACTATAACCGGGAATTTTCTTGCCCGCAAGCGTGCAAAGGATTTGAATCTTCCATTGATGGTTATTCCTGGCATAGAAGTATCAACCACGCAGGGTCATCTTATCGTACTGGGGGCAAGGGGGAGCATTCCCCCGGATCTTTCCCCTCAGGAGACGATCAGTATTGCAAGACAACTCGGAGGCGTTATAATAGCAGCGCATCCTTTTAAGACCAGGAGCCTGGGTAATGTGAAAGGGCTTGATGTTGATGCAATTGAGACATTCAATTCAAGATGCATATTCAGGGAGAACAAAAAAGCGGAAAAAATGGCATTGGAGTTAGGAAAACCGCAAGTGGGAGGAAGTGATTCACACATGCTTGCAACGATCGGGATCGGATTTACGGAAATAGATGCAGAACCTTTTATGGAATCAGTATTGAAAGCCATCAGGGAAGGCAGAACCCGTCCGGGAGGGAGGATCGTACCTTTATATGTAATTATATTCCAGATAATGCGCAGGTTTTTCAGGCGCATGAAAACAATTATTTGATAGTATGCAAAAGCTACCAAAAGCAAATCAGGATTTACCGTTGCAAGAGGTACTTAAAAAGATAAAAGAAAGTAAAAAATATAAATAGTATGAATCACTAATAATTATCTTATGAAAGTAGTTTTCAGAATAATTGGCTCCGAAGAAGACCTCAAAGATATTGAAGGGAAAGAAGAAAATGTACATTTCTGTTTCAGGCCATCTGAAAAAAACATATTCGAACTGGTAAACAAAGCGGAAAAGTTAAAAAGAATACAGTTGCCGTCATCTTACCAGAAAACAATATCTAATACTACAAAAACGCTTTTAAAAATGAAAAATATAAAATTGTTAACAGGGGATATCTGGGGTCACAGGACAGACATTGACAGGTTTGCAGAGATAGAAGTTTAAATCAGGAAATGAAGGGACTCATTTTATGATATAGTGTCAACTATGGTCAAAAAATGGTTTTTTCATCCCTTTTTGTTGCTACTATGACCAGAAGTATCTCAAAACTAATTCTCTCTGTGTTCTTTTCTTTTATATCATAACCCAGTTCTTTCATCTTTGATTTTACTTCTCCTATTCCCGTGAATGAGGAAAGAAGAATAATTATCCGCCCATTGTCTTCAAGATGATGTACAGCATCCTCAATGAACCGGTTAATTATTTGCCTGCCATCGTATCCCCCGTCCAGTGCAATATTTATCCAGTCGTTCGTCCTTTCAGATTCATTAGTAGGAAGATAAGGCGGATTGAATATTATTATGTCAAATTTCCCCCTGATACAGTTCAATAAATCACCCCTTATTGCTTCAACTCCGTTGTCTCTTGTGCATGCTGCCGCATAAGGATTTATATCGATACCTGTGATCCTTGCATTTGTATTTTTCTTAATAACAGCTGAGATTATACCGCTTCCGCAGCCCACTTCCAAAATCCGCTCCGAACCTTTTATCTCATCCAGAGCTGCCTCTGCCAGCAGAAAAGAATCTTCTGCAGGTTCATAAACGTGGTGATTTGCTTTGATAATTGTATTTTTATAGTAAATATTCATTGACCGGGTTCTGATTGTTTTTTTATATGATAATATTAATGGTTTTTACCAAATATTTAAAAAAATATAATGGATGATGATGATAAAATATAAATATAGCGATGCGAATTATGATATAATCAATTAAAAAAAAATAGAAGGATTCAAAGAGCATTGGTAAATTATAATAGCATCTGAGGTAGTGAGGATAGGAGAAAAAATCATTCAAATATTTGTAATCAGCGGAGAAAATAAATGACCCTAAAGAAAGGAAGTTTTGTAATAGAAGGATTGGAGAATGTCCAGATAAACATAGGTAAAGTGGGCGCAGAAGAAGAACAAATTGCGCAAGGGCCCACGCCCAGACCAGAAATCATTGGTCTTCGGGACTGGGATTATCGTGTTATTGACCGGTATAACCCGGTTTATACACCGACAGGCGATACATGTGATTTCTGCACATACGGTAAATGTGATCTTACAGGGAATAAGGAGGGAGCGTGCGGGATAGACCTGGAGGGACAGTCGGCGCGGCAGGCGCTGATGACAAGTATTATGGGTGCTGCATGCCACTCAGCCCATGGGAGACATCTCCTGAACTATCTCATAAAGAAGTACGGGGAAGATTTTAAAATTGATGTCGGGCCAAGTAACCTGCAGGCACCTCTTACTGAAACAATAATGGGAATACAACCAAAAACAATCGGTGATTTCCGTCCTGTCCTTGATTATGTGGAAGAGCAGCTAACACAGCTCATTGCTACTACAAATACAGGCCAGGAAGGGGCAGCGCGGGACTTTGAGTCCAAGGCCCTTCATGCAGGAATGCTTGATCTTCTTGGTATGGAAGTCGCAGATATCATCCAGATTTCATGCCTCGGATTCCCAAAATCAGATGAAAAAGCCCCGATGGCCGATATCGGAATGGGAATACTTGATCCCAAAAAACCCGTAGTTATATGTGTGGGGCATAATATTGCGGCGCCTGCGTACATTCTTGATAATATGGACAGGAACGGGCAATTCGATAAAATAGAGATCGCAGGATTGTGCTGCACAGCCCACGACATGACGCGTTATAACAAAACTGCAAAGATCATCGGTTCCATGAGCAAGGAACTTAAATATATCAGGTCAGGAATACCCGATGTCCTGGTCACTGACGAACAATGTGTCAGGGCAGATGTATTAAAGGAAGCACAAAAACTTCATATTCCTGTCATTGCCACGAATGAAAAAATCACTTACGGATTACCGGACAGGTCAAATGACAGCGTGGATGCGATCATCGATGACCTTGTGAGTGGAAAGCAGCCAGGCGCAGTGCTTCTCGATTTTGAAAAGATCGGGGAACTTGTCCCGAAACTTGCTATGAAGATGGGGCCGATAAGGAAAGCCAAAGGATTAACTGCGCTTCCGGATGATGAGGAATTCAAGAAACTTGTTGCAAAATGTACAAAATGTCTCCAGTGCACACGCGACTGCCCGGAGAGCCTCCCGATTTCGGATGCCATGGCGGCTGCGGTAAAAGGCGACCTTTCGCTTTTTGAGATACTCCATGACAGATGCGTTGGATGCGGACGATGTGATTACAGCTGCCCTTCTGACATACCTGTATTGAATGTGATCGAGAAAGCTTCACAGCGTGTGATAAGAGAAGAAAAAGGTAAAATGCGGATCGGGAGAGGACAGATCGGCGACCCTGAGATCCGTGAGGAGGGGCGCAATCTTGTCCTTGGAACAACGCCGGGAGTGCTTGCTTTTGTAGGATGCGGCAATTACCCGGACGGCACGAAGGATGTTTATGATATTGTTGAAGAGATGATACAGCGCAGTTATATTATAATTACTTCGGGCTGCTCTGCCATGGATGTGGGAATGTTCAAAGATAAAGAAGGGAAGACCCTTTATGAGCGCTATCCCGGAAGATTCGTCAAAGGCAACCTTCTTAACACGGGTTCGTGCGTTTCAAATGCCCACATAGCTGCCACAACAATAAAAGTGGCTTCGATATTTGCAGGAAGAAAAACAAAAGGCAACTGGGAAGAAATTGCGGATTACGTCCTGAACAGGGTTGGAGCCGTTGGGATAGCCTGGGGGGCTTATTCCCAGAAAGCATTCGCTATCGGAACCGGCTGCAACAGGCTTGGTATCCCCGTGGTTGTAGGGCCTCACGGAACCAAATACAGGAGAGCTTTTATCGGCAAACCTTACAGGAAAGAGACCTGGAATGTTCTTGATGGAAGAGACGGTTCAGTCATCAATGTCGAGCCTGCACCCGAACATCTCATGATAACGGCAGAGACAAAGGATGAACTCATGCCGCTTCTTGCCAAACTATGTTTCAGGCCAAGCGATAACAGTCTTGGACGTGCAATAAAACTCACCCATTATATTGAATTGAGCGAAAAATACCTGAAAAAGATGCCGGATGACTGGCATATTTATGTGCGAAATGAAGCGGACCTTCCGGTAGCTAAAAGGGAGCAACTTATGAAACTGCTGGAAGAAAAGGGATGGAAGATCGATTGGGAGAAAAAGAAAATACTTGAAGGGCCGCTCAGGAAAGTTGATGTTTCATTCCAGCCCACTAATGTTCCCCGCCTGTGCAAGGAGGTCAAAAAATGAACGCAAAGAAACAGGAAGAAAAGGTAATCGACACCACCCGCCAGGCTGTGCCTTACCAGACAGGCAATATTCCCGGACCCGAAATGGCTCGCGCAGTGATGCCGGCAGTTCCCGGAAAAATGCTTGCAAAGGCAAAACGCCCTCTGTTGATCGTGGGTTCAAAGATCGATTCTGAAGAAGTATTAGCGCGGGTCGTCACAATGGGAAAAGCCGGGATACAAATAGCTTCTGTCGGTGACTCTTATAAATATCTCGCTGATAAGGGACTTAATGCGCATTATATGAATATGCATGCGCTTGCATCATATCTTTGCGACCCCCGGTGGCCGGGATTTGATGGAAAAGGAGGGTATGACCTTGTTGTATTTTTCGGAATAACCTACTATTACGCATCCCAGGCCATATCTGCTCTTAAGAATTTCTCAAATATTAAAGTAATTTCCATAGATAAATACTATCATCCGAATGCGGATATGTCATTCGGTAATCTCAAGCAGGACGTGTTCATTGCAGCACTTGATGAAGTTATAGCCCAGTTACCAAAATAATATATTAAATAATAAAATTAACAGAAAAAGGACGATAATTATGGCAAACGAATTTCCCTTTGAAATCTCACCTATGTTTGAGGGTGAACGTGTACGGAAAGATGATATGTTTGTTGAACTCGCAGGTCCCAAATCGCGTGGGTTTGAGCTTGTAAGGGCAGCAGGAGTAGACGAGGTAGAGGACGGAAAATTTACTCTTATTGGTCCTGACCTCTCCCAGATGGAGGAAGGCTCGCGCCATCCTTATGCGATGATATACCGGGTTGCAGGAAAACTTGTGGAACCTGACCTTGAAGCGATCGTGGAGAGGCGGAACCACGATTTCCAGAATTATATACAGGGTTATATGCATCTTAACCAGCGGTATGATGTGTGGGTGAGGATAAACAAGGATGCTATTAAGAAGGGTCTTACATCTTTCGAGCAGATAGCTAAAGCCACAATGATGCTTTTTAAGAATGAATTATCTTTTATTGAGAAGATCGATGCAACATATATAACCGATCCTGGTGAAGTAGATAAACGAAGAGAAGAAGCAATAAAGATATATGAGGCAAGAGATGCAAGGACCCGCGGCCTTCATGACGAGGACGTGGATGTGTTCTATGGCTGCACATTATGCCAGAGTTTTGCCCCGACAAATGCATGCGTTGTTACACCTGACAGGATATCCCTGTGCGGGGCTATCAACTGGTTTGACGGCCGCGCCGCAGCAAAGGTTGATCCCGAAGGACCTCAGTTCGCTATTCCAAAAGGCGAAGTGATCGACGCGATAGGTGGGGAATATTCAGGCGTGAACGAGAAGGCTGTAGCGCTATCGGGCGGTGAATATTCGCGCATCAAGATACATTCTTTCTTCGAATACCCGCATACAAGCTGCGGATGCTTTGAAGTAGTAGGATTTTATATTCCTGAAGTGGATGGAATAGGATGGGTTGACAGGGATTTCACAGGCATTGCCCCTAACGGCCTTGCTTTCTCAACAATGGCTGGACAGACAGGCGGCGGTAAACAGATCATAGGTTTCCTCGGGGTTGGCGTGAATTATTTCCGCTCGCCAAAATTCATTCAGCCTGATGGCGGATGGAAGCGGGTCGTATGGATGCCAAAGAACCTGAAAGAGAAGATAAAAGCAGATATTCCTCCCGAACTTGTTGATAAATTACCAACTGAAGAAAATGCTAATGATCTTAAGACCTTAAAAGAGTTCCTTGAGAAAAGCCAGCACCCGATAATGGAGCGCTGGAAAACAGAGGCTGCTGCCCCTGAAGCAGAAGCAACATCCGAGACCCAGGCAGTGCCCGGCGGATGGTCAATGCCTATGTCTATGCCTTCCATGCCTGCCGGGATGCCCTTGATGCCGATGCAATTTGGCGGCGGGGACGGAGGAGTGAAGCTGAGTTTCAAAAATGCCAGGATATCTATTGATCGCATTGTGTTCAAGAAAACAGAGAAATGAAGCCGCGCTAACTGATCTTAGCGCCCTTTTCGTTCTTTGCGGTATCACTTACGAATCCTGAAGCTGTTCTCGATAGTAAAGGTGATGTTAAATCGTCCATAAACTTATTAAAGATAAGCTACTAAGAACTGTTTATAAATCAGAAAACGATATTTTGGTAATTGTAACTGCTTATTATACACATCCAGAAAGATACGAGGAATAAGAATGAAAATAACATATGACCCTGATGCAGATGCTATGAATATAAAATTTCAGTCTGGAAAATATAATATAAGCAAAGAAATAGCAGATGGAATTATTGTAGA
This region of Candidatus Methanoperedens sp. genomic DNA includes:
- a CDS encoding 50S ribosomal protein L31e, with protein sequence MADIERIYTIPLSDARKVPRWKRAECAVRKVRAYLGKHLKTELDEVKIDKTINEKLWERGSMKPPLKLRVRAVKFEAGGVQAELAPE
- a CDS encoding DUF1699 family protein, with amino-acid sequence MKVVFRIIGSEEDLKDIEGKEENVHFCFRPSEKNIFELVNKAEKLKRIQLPSSYQKTISNTTKTLLKMKNIKLLTGDIWGHRTDIDRFAEIEV
- a CDS encoding 50S ribosomal protein L39e — translated: MTQRTKAKKKRLAKHQNQNQRLPAWVIVKTKRNVMTHPKRRNWRRSTLKV
- a CDS encoding methyltransferase, which translates into the protein MNIYYKNTIIKANHHVYEPAEDSFLLAEAALDEIKGSERILEVGCGSGIISAVIKKNTNARITGIDINPYAAACTRDNGVEAIRGDLLNCIRGKFDIIIFNPPYLPTNESERTNDWINIALDGGYDGRQIINRFIEDAVHHLEDNGRIIILLSSFTGIGEVKSKMKELGYDIKEKNTERISFEILLVIVATKRDEKTIF
- a CDS encoding translation initiation factor IF-6, yielding MKRKLNISGSPVLGVFATCTDEFVFVPYDASDEIIGELEESLGVTACRTAVSGSSIIGSLMRGNNSGMMVAGFVLEKEIRAIRKHIKAARLTEEHNAAGNLILANDTAALVHPDLSEKSIKIIQRTLEVEVRRGTLGGLKTVGMAGIATNKGVLVHPKSSPAEISVIEELFKLPVNIGTVNFGSPLVGSGILANCKGYVVGEETTSPEISRIEDTLGFQ
- a CDS encoding copper amine oxidase, which translates into the protein MNKKVVILILLMTSIAIFSGCVWQDMKTIDEENNTGNITISTIPGSTQELKKFSSAYELREYLKASSQSTGASGGFWMGRDLAIAESGMGRATAVPAAAVPNGETKSIQAPSGDTATAYSKTNIQVEGVDEADFVKNDGKYIYVIAQNRLVILDAFPASESKILSSTLIEGRPKDIFVNGDRLLIFIEDTDTVYGIPEYDYMPRPRDTMKTVALVYDISNRKNPGEVANYSVSGSYFQSRMIGDNVYFIAKDQVYYYNDFVDMPVIRKGSARIMAPDVYYFDNPEQNYVFHTIASINIKKTDSINAKTFMMGYSDNLYVSRNNIYITYRKNMPVLYYESQREERFYEVVLPLLPQDARNKINEIKNSNLGQHEKWDKISSILEDTFNRMTEKEKQQYQEDVRKAVEEYEIKLAQEREKTVIQKIGIENGAIEYKTKGEVPGSLLNQFSMDESGDYFRVATTSQFWTQNSNTQYNNVYVLDSDLKIAGKLEKIAQDERIYSTRFIGDRLYMVTFKRMDPLFVIDLKDPGKPQVLGQLKIPGFSDYLHPYDENHIIGVGKETAENEWGGVSIKGVKVSLFDVSDVNNPKQIDTYEIGKAGTDSEALRDHKAFLFDKKKNLLVIPIREVTEKGQFDSRYGYSREKVWQGAYVFDLTPNGFKLKGKISHFDDFEEQYYYWNSPGAVRRSLFMDDVLYTISARKVMMNDLKDISGINSIDLPFSKNLYNEYGWN
- a CDS encoding PHP domain-containing protein; protein product: MRFDLHIHSNHSSDSGLTIDDILRRAVEKDLDGIAICDHNTITGNFLARKRAKDLNLPLMVIPGIEVSTTQGHLIVLGARGSIPPDLSPQETISIARQLGGVIIAAHPFKTRSLGNVKGLDVDAIETFNSRCIFRENKKAEKMALELGKPQVGGSDSHMLATIGIGFTEIDAEPFMESVLKAIREGRTRPGGRIVPLYVIIFQIMRRFFRRMKTII
- the cdhB gene encoding CO dehydrogenase/acetyl-CoA synthase complex subunit epsilon, which gives rise to MNAKKQEEKVIDTTRQAVPYQTGNIPGPEMARAVMPAVPGKMLAKAKRPLLIVGSKIDSEEVLARVVTMGKAGIQIASVGDSYKYLADKGLNAHYMNMHALASYLCDPRWPGFDGKGGYDLVVFFGITYYYASQAISALKNFSNIKVISIDKYYHPNADMSFGNLKQDVFIAALDEVIAQLPK
- the cdhA gene encoding CO dehydrogenase/acetyl-CoA synthase complex subunit epsilon, giving the protein MTLKKGSFVIEGLENVQINIGKVGAEEEQIAQGPTPRPEIIGLRDWDYRVIDRYNPVYTPTGDTCDFCTYGKCDLTGNKEGACGIDLEGQSARQALMTSIMGAACHSAHGRHLLNYLIKKYGEDFKIDVGPSNLQAPLTETIMGIQPKTIGDFRPVLDYVEEQLTQLIATTNTGQEGAARDFESKALHAGMLDLLGMEVADIIQISCLGFPKSDEKAPMADIGMGILDPKKPVVICVGHNIAAPAYILDNMDRNGQFDKIEIAGLCCTAHDMTRYNKTAKIIGSMSKELKYIRSGIPDVLVTDEQCVRADVLKEAQKLHIPVIATNEKITYGLPDRSNDSVDAIIDDLVSGKQPGAVLLDFEKIGELVPKLAMKMGPIRKAKGLTALPDDEEFKKLVAKCTKCLQCTRDCPESLPISDAMAAAVKGDLSLFEILHDRCVGCGRCDYSCPSDIPVLNVIEKASQRVIREEKGKMRIGRGQIGDPEIREEGRNLVLGTTPGVLAFVGCGNYPDGTKDVYDIVEEMIQRSYIIITSGCSAMDVGMFKDKEGKTLYERYPGRFVKGNLLNTGSCVSNAHIAATTIKVASIFAGRKTKGNWEEIADYVLNRVGAVGIAWGAYSQKAFAIGTGCNRLGIPVVVGPHGTKYRRAFIGKPYRKETWNVLDGRDGSVINVEPAPEHLMITAETKDELMPLLAKLCFRPSDNSLGRAIKLTHYIELSEKYLKKMPDDWHIYVRNEADLPVAKREQLMKLLEEKGWKIDWEKKKILEGPLRKVDVSFQPTNVPRLCKEVKK
- a CDS encoding hydroxymethylglutaryl-CoA reductase, degradative translates to MAKTSKISGFYKQSPEERLKIVSEFSGLSEEEASCIGATGALSLDAADRMVENLIGVMEVPMGIAVNFRINGRDYLIPMAIEEPSVIAAASNAAKMAREGGGFTTSSTGPVMMGQIQAVGIKDPNGARLNILEKKDEIIRRANDVDPILVKFGGGAKDVEVRVIDTPSGKMLITHLVVDCRDAMGANAVNTMAETVAPYIEELTGGRVYLRIISNFADKRLMRAKAVFPKEAIGGEEVVDGILAAYHFAAGDPYRAATHNKGIMNGVSAAVLATGNDTRAIEAGAHVYASRSGVYRPLSCYEKNANGDLVATIEMPMAVGLVGGATKTNPIARAAVKILGVKSATEMGEVFAALGLAQNFAAMRALATEGIQRGHMGLHSRNVAIQAGATGDLVDQIADIMVREKKVRADRAKELLDEMMEKRK